GAGTACGCGAGCGTCCTCCCGTCGACCTCGAGTCGAAGCGCGTACGGCGGGTCGCCGCAGGCGTGGACGACCTCGAACGGGGTCACGTCGACCGGCCCGACCGCGGTCCGTCGACCCGCCTCCAGTTCGACGATCCGGATCTCGAAGCGCTGCTCGACGTCCGACAGCCCCGGGAACATGACGTCCATCGCTCGCCGGAGGCGGTCCGCGAGACCCGGGGGGCCGGCGATGACCAGCGGGGCCGTCCGCTTCGCGACGAGCTGTGCGTCGAGAACGAAGTACGGGATCCCGCCGATGTGATCGCCGTGGAGGTGCGTGACGAGTATCGCCTCGATCGCGTTTCGATCGATCCCCTCGCGCTTCAGGCCCGTCATGGTGGTCGCGCCACAGTCGACGAGGAAACGGCCGGACGGGGCGGCCACGTGGAAACAGGTGTGCAATCGCCCGCCGCTGCCGAGCGGATCGCCCGTCCCGACGAACGTGAACGTCACCTCACCCATTCCGGCCTCCCCGTTCGCGCGGCGAACGCCCGCGGAATACGAACATTACACCCGCTACACCGTGTCAGGATATAGCCGTGGCCATTCGCTCGTGTTCGAGACGGGTACCGTCCGCCCATCGATGCGACGACACACCGACCCGCGAGTGATCCCTCCGCTGCCGGAGTGGGTGCGCGAGGATTCGAACCCCGGGCCTCCTGTTCCCACACGCCGAATTCAGTACGAAACTGGGAGATGCCGCGCGGATCCACCTCCCCCGACTCGACCCCCGGTGTAGGTGTTCTGCCAGGCTGAACTACACACCCGTCGAAAACCGTATCGATACTCGATTATAATAAGTGCCTCGTCTTTAGAACTGTTGATACGTCTACACGAGCGGACCGACGAGCGGGATTCACTACGGCTCGGCGTTCGCTCGTATCCGGGACACGTATCACGATCCGTACTAATATCCATTCGGATGAAGCCGGAAGATATTTATTTACTACGAACTGAGTAAGATTTGATGAGCCCTGAACCACCCCTTCCCGCCAGCGAGGTCCGACCGTGATCTGGCAGGACGTCGTCTTCATGGTGGGCAGCAGTCTGTCGATCGTGTTTCTCGCCCCGACGCTGCGGGACGCCACCGCGCGGGTCCCGCTGGCGACGAGTTTCCCGTCGATGGCCATCGGCGCGGTCTACGCGTTCACGTTCACGACCCTCGGGATGACGTTCTCCGCCGCGGGAGCGCTCGCGACCTGCGTGATGTGGACGCTCATTAGCCTGTTTCGTGCGCCCCGGTCGCCCTACAACCGGTCGAACGCCATCGGAAGCTACGACGAGCGGGTCGGACTCTTCGTCGCGGACGCGCGTC
The DNA window shown above is from Halalkalicoccus sp. NIPERK01 and carries:
- a CDS encoding MBL fold metallo-hydrolase; this translates as MGEVTFTFVGTGDPLGSGGRLHTCFHVAAPSGRFLVDCGATTMTGLKREGIDRNAIEAILVTHLHGDHIGGIPYFVLDAQLVAKRTAPLVIAGPPGLADRLRRAMDVMFPGLSDVEQRFEIRIVELEAGRRTAVGPVDVTPFEVVHACGDPPYALRLEVDGRTLAYSGDTEWTDALIDVARDANLFVCESYFYEKEIPNHLDYRTLWAHRDELECDRLVITHMSEDMLSRLSEVELEPAADGKRIVV